Below is a genomic region from Gillisia sp. Hel_I_86.
ATTAAAATAGGAAGTCCCATTAGAATATAGAACCAGATTCTCCACAATGCGATTAAACCAACTTTTAATATGTTCATAGTCTCCAAAAATACTAAAATGAATTAAGCGAGTTCAACAAAAGAAGTACCTTTGTGAAAATTTAAAAAATTCCATGGCAAGAATACTTACGGGCGTACAAAGTACGGGAACCCCACACTTAGGAAATTTACTTGGAGCAATAATTCCAGCGATAGAAATGGCTAATAAGCCCGAAAATGACTCGTTTTTGTTTATTGCCAACCTGCATTCGCTTACGCAAATCAAAGACGCAGCACTACTAAAAGAAAACACATATTCTATTGCGGCAGCTTGGCTGGCATTTGGACTGGATATTGAAAAGACCGTTTTCTATAGGCAAAGTGATATCCCGCAAGTAACGGAGCTTTCATGGTATTTAAGCTGTTTTTTTCCTTACCAAAGACTTACACTTGCACATTCTTTTAAAGATAAGGCAGATAGGTTAGAAGATGTTAACTCCGGTTTATTCACTTACCCAATGCTAATGGCTGCAGATATTCTTTTATACGATGCTGAAATTGTTCCGGTTGGAAAAGATCAATTACAACATATAGAGATGACGAGGGATGTGGCAACGAGATTTCATGCTCAAATGGGGGAAACTTTTGTGATCCCAAAAGCAAGAGCAGAGGAACATATTATGTATATTCCAGGTACCGATGGTACCAAGATGAGCAAGTCCAAGGATAATGTGATCAACTTATTTCAGACAGATAAAAAATTAAGGAAACAGATCATGGGTATCCAAACCGATAGCACTCCTATGGAAGAGCCTAAGGATCCCGATACTTGTAATGTGTTTGCTATTTATAAATTACTGGGAGCCAAAGATCAAGTGGAAGCGCTTAAGCAAAACTATCTTGGTGGAAATTATGGGTATGGGCATGCAAAACAGGCACTTTTCGAATTAATTGTTGAGAAGTTCTCGAAAGAACGTGAGAAATATGAATATTACATGAACAACCCTGCCCAAATTGATGCCGCTTTAAAAAAAGGTGCGATCAAAGCCACTGCAGTGGCCACTACAGTTTTGGATAAGGTAAGAACCCGGTTAGGATATTAAATAACTTCAAAGAGTTTTCCGGGCAAAGGCCTAATGGCTCCTTTTAGTTCCATTTCCAGTAAAATTCCCGCGGCTTTAAATGTGGGCATCTTACAATTTAGGGAAATATGATCTAATTGTTGTTTGCCCTTATCTTGAAGAAAATCATAAATCAATTGTTCATGAGGTTCCAACTCTATGAACAACTGTTTCTGAATTTCCTTTACCGTAGGCTTGAGCTCCCAATTTAGAATATATAGTAAATCGGCGGCGGAGGTTAATACATGAGCATTCTGGGATTTTATTAAATTAAGGCACCCGGCACTTTGAAGATCTGAAGGCCTCCCAGGAACCGCAAACACTTCCCTGTCATACGAATTGGCAATATCAGCTGTTACAAGGGAGCCTCCTTTTTCGGCACTTTCTATAACCACTATTGCTTCGCTTAGACCGGCAATGATTCTGTTTCGTTTCAAGAAATTATTTCTATCGAAAGTGTCGCTGCTCCAAAAATCGGTAAAGAAACCCCCATTCTCTTCGATTTGAGAAATATATCTGGCATGTGACTTAGGGTAAATCTGGTTTAAGCCATGTGCAAGACAGCCAATAGTTTGCAGTTGGTTTTTAATCGCAGCCTTTTGTGCGGTGATATCCACACCATAGGCAAAGCCTGAAACTATAACAGGATCCAAAGGTGAAAGCTCTTCAATAAGTTTTTCGCAAAATTCAATACCAGAGGAGGTGATCTTTCGAGTTCCAACAATACTCAGTATTTTCCTGTTTTTTAGATCGATAGTTCCCCGCGAAAAAAGCAAAATAGGACCATCGATGCAATGCTTCAGTTTTTCGGGATAATCTGGATCCTGATAATAATGGCAATCGATTTTATTGTTTTTTATGAATTTTAGTTCCCCTTCGGCGGCTTTAAATCGCTCAGAATCGAACAACCCTTCCAACCTAATTTTACCAATGCCATCAATCTTTAATATACTGGCTGGCTTCTCCTTAAAAATTGCTTCCGCAGACCCAAAATGACGAATTAACTTCTTGGCGGTGCTGTCCCCGAGGTTGGGGGCATTATGAAGTGCTAAAACCGAAAGTAATTCAGGATCATTCATATAAAAGGAATTTCGATAAAAGATAAATTGAGACTGAATTTCATATTTTTAAAAACCATAAGGAGGTAAATAGTTGAATTTCAATTTAATATTAGTCAAAAATTACATAAAAAAAAGATTTGTTAATAAGATATCTTTGGCTATTTTTAGGGTGTCGCATAAATCCTTATTTTTGTTTTGATGACTATAGCAACCTATATTTCCGATTTACTTTATAGATACGAGTGTGTGATTTTGCCTGGATTCGGCGCCTTTCTATCTCAAAAGGTTTCTGCTGAATTCAATGAAAAAGAGCAAAATTTCTATCCTCCAAAAAAGCAACTTTCCTTTAATTCGCAGTTAAAGAAAAATGATGGCCTATTGGCCAACTATATTGCGGAAGTAGAGAATCTTGGATACAAACAGGCTGTCTACAAAATTGAAGAATATGTTCAACAACTTCAATTACAGATAGAAAAAGACAAAAATTTTACGGTCAAAAACATAGGGACTTTCCAGATAACTGAAGAAGGAAAACTACAATTCGAGCCGTTAATCGCAAGTAACTTTTTAGCAGATGCTTTTGGTTTATCTTCAATCCCTGCAATTTCAGTTTCCAGGGAAGTTCTTAAAAAGCAAGTTGAAGACATAGAAGAAAAAGCACCTATTTTGTTCACCCCCGAAAAAAGAAGCGCTTCATCTTACTTAAAATATGCTGCAATTGGAATCCTTGCATTAGGATTAACAGGCTTTACCGGATTAAAATTATATAGCAATCAGGTAACCAACCATAATATTGCAGAGCAACAAGCTGCGGAATCCCAACTTCAGCAAAAAATACAACAAGCCACTTTTATTATAGACAATCCGCTGCCGGAAATCACTTTTACAGTAACCAACCAGAGCGGGGATTATCATATTGTTGCCGGAGCCTTCCGTGTGGAAGAAAATGCGCATCAAAAAGTAAAAGATTTGCGTGCCGATGGTCATAAAGCAAGATACATCGGGGAGAACAAATATGGCTTGCATCAAGTAGTATACAGCAGTTATCAAACAAGAAGGGAAGCTATCAATGCGCTATATGCTGTTCAAAAAACCAACGCTGGCTCCTGGTTGCTTATCCAAGAACTTTAAGGATCTATTAACTTGTTTAGGCTAGTTTAGCGCTGTACCTTTGCCCCAAATTGGCGAAATGCAAGCAAAAAACCCTAAAGATTCCAGAACTATTCTTACCGACTTGGTACTTCCAAGTGAAACCAATCCATTAAACAATCTTTTTGGAGGGGAACTTTTAGCTCGTATGGATAGAGCTGCAAGTATTGCTGCCCGTAGACACAGCCGCAGAATTGTGGTAACCGCCTCTGTAAACCACGTTGCCTTTAATAAAGCAATCCCACTAGGAAGTGTTGTAACTGTAGAAGCTGCTGTGTCCCGAGCTTTTAAGACTTCTATGGAGATCTTTATAGATGTTTGGGTGGAGGATCGCGAAAGCGGAAAACGTTCTAGGGCCAATGAAGCTATCTACACTTTTGTAGCGGTAGACGAAACAGGAACTCCTGTAATTGTACCCGAGTTAATTCCTGAAACAAAGTTGGAAACAGAGCGATTTGAAGCTGCTTTGCGAAGAAAACAATTGAGCTTGGTACTAGCAGGTAAAATGAAACCTTCTGAAGCTACCGAACTCAAGGCCTTGTTTGAATAAGTCTTTTCCTAATTTCAATATTTCTTAAAACAGAATAGAGCTCATTAGATAACTATATACAATTTTTATACAGTAAAGTCTGTTCGAGATCCGTGATAAAAAAATTATCCAGCGTAGGAAATTGACGTGTTTTTTATATAAGCTGATGGGATGCTGAAACAAGTTCAGCATGACGACAATTCCGCATCGTCACCCTGAACTGGTTTCAGGGTCTTGGATTCACAAATAAATAAAAACACGTCAATGGTAGCGCAGTCGAGAACTTTTTAGCTTAAAAAGGAGGTTTCCCCCGAAGCATCGGGGCGCTCAACCTCACATCCCTACTATACCACATCTACGGATCTATAAAATTGAATCAAAAAACCTGAGGGAAAGGCCGCGAGATATGTCCTGATAATTATCAAGACGGAGAAATTAAACTCTAAATGAGGTGTTAAAGCACCCCTTTGGAGTTACATTTTCAAGATCCAAGCTGCAGGATCCATTTTTTCAGTATTCTTATAGATCAGGAAGTGTAACGTGGTTTTTCCGGAGCTGCTGCTCGTGGCAAC
It encodes:
- the dprA gene encoding DNA-processing protein DprA; the encoded protein is MNDPELLSVLALHNAPNLGDSTAKKLIRHFGSAEAIFKEKPASILKIDGIGKIRLEGLFDSERFKAAEGELKFIKNNKIDCHYYQDPDYPEKLKHCIDGPILLFSRGTIDLKNRKILSIVGTRKITSSGIEFCEKLIEELSPLDPVIVSGFAYGVDITAQKAAIKNQLQTIGCLAHGLNQIYPKSHARYISQIEENGGFFTDFWSSDTFDRNNFLKRNRIIAGLSEAIVVIESAEKGGSLVTADIANSYDREVFAVPGRPSDLQSAGCLNLIKSQNAHVLTSAADLLYILNWELKPTVKEIQKQLFIELEPHEQLIYDFLQDKGKQQLDHISLNCKMPTFKAAGILLEMELKGAIRPLPGKLFEVI
- a CDS encoding SPOR domain-containing protein, giving the protein MTIATYISDLLYRYECVILPGFGAFLSQKVSAEFNEKEQNFYPPKKQLSFNSQLKKNDGLLANYIAEVENLGYKQAVYKIEEYVQQLQLQIEKDKNFTVKNIGTFQITEEGKLQFEPLIASNFLADAFGLSSIPAISVSREVLKKQVEDIEEKAPILFTPEKRSASSYLKYAAIGILALGLTGFTGLKLYSNQVTNHNIAEQQAAESQLQQKIQQATFIIDNPLPEITFTVTNQSGDYHIVAGAFRVEENAHQKVKDLRADGHKARYIGENKYGLHQVVYSSYQTRREAINALYAVQKTNAGSWLLIQEL
- the trpS gene encoding tryptophan--tRNA ligase, translating into MARILTGVQSTGTPHLGNLLGAIIPAIEMANKPENDSFLFIANLHSLTQIKDAALLKENTYSIAAAWLAFGLDIEKTVFYRQSDIPQVTELSWYLSCFFPYQRLTLAHSFKDKADRLEDVNSGLFTYPMLMAADILLYDAEIVPVGKDQLQHIEMTRDVATRFHAQMGETFVIPKARAEEHIMYIPGTDGTKMSKSKDNVINLFQTDKKLRKQIMGIQTDSTPMEEPKDPDTCNVFAIYKLLGAKDQVEALKQNYLGGNYGYGHAKQALFELIVEKFSKEREKYEYYMNNPAQIDAALKKGAIKATAVATTVLDKVRTRLGY
- a CDS encoding acyl-CoA thioesterase is translated as MQAKNPKDSRTILTDLVLPSETNPLNNLFGGELLARMDRAASIAARRHSRRIVVTASVNHVAFNKAIPLGSVVTVEAAVSRAFKTSMEIFIDVWVEDRESGKRSRANEAIYTFVAVDETGTPVIVPELIPETKLETERFEAALRRKQLSLVLAGKMKPSEATELKALFE